In Lates calcarifer isolate ASB-BC8 linkage group LG4, TLL_Latcal_v3, whole genome shotgun sequence, a genomic segment contains:
- the LOC108883846 gene encoding disabled homolog 1 isoform X1: MSAEAELQPGVKTSQRKESRRIKGQDRSEAGLIKRFRGDGVRYKAKLIGIDEVTAARGDKLCQDSMMKLKGMASSARSKGEHKQRVFLTVSFGGIKIYCERSGVLLHHHSVHEISYIAKDTRDHRAFGYVCGKEGHHRFVAIKTAQSAEPLIIDLRDLFTLIYDIKQREEMEKKAQKDKQCEQAVYQTILEDEVDDPVYQYIVFEAGHEPLRGPQSEESVYQVPTSQQKEGIYDVPKRHFMTNINHFDLFGDMSTPPSMPPSPANTLDPSRSSRQQQHTPAEMYAPFSPTSVPSGYMTMGPVQAAQWAQQPFPTQAQTLAFPVQGPLQVAQVLPGGQPVIWSQANIFPATQQQWAAMAAYMPAQTVGVGGHAIPAAMLQGLVPITTMCPQACDLSAPSSAITSPQHTADPALLQRQLSLGKEGLGMDSDAGEGPSTSGVGAAGVGPGVASAAVSRCGTPGLMSVPDTLACTQLLPPSSATTQEEEGSCSDLDLSRMTLSPGTSTSPSTESPSTPAPQQSSSSDCPPSQASDPPTDHSPVDPEGNASNSKEEQSGSVVARSVSPVPSGAPDPPQDQICPQEDS; this comes from the exons GTCAGGACCGCAGTGAGGCGGGGCTTATTAAGCGTTTCCGTGGAGATGGTGTGCGGTACAAGGCCAAGCTGATCGGGATTGATGAGGTGACAGCAGCGCGCGGGGACAAGCTGTGCCAGGACTCCATGATGAAGCTGAAG GGAATGGCTTCCTCAGCACGTTCCAAAGGGGAGCACAAGCAGAGAGTCTTCTTGACGGTGTCTTTCGGCGGGATCAAGATTTACTGTGAAAGATCAGGG GTGCTCCTGCATCACCACTCAGTCCACGAGATCAGCTACATCGCCAAGGACACCAGGGACCACCGGGCCTTTGGCTATGTCTGTGGGAAAGAGGGCCACCACAGGTTTGTGGCCATCAAGACTGCACAGTCG GCGGAGCCTCTTATCATTGACCTGCGCGACCTCTTCACGCTCATCTACGACATTAAACAGcgggaggagatggagaagaaggcGCAGAAGGACAAACAGTGTGAGCAGGCGGTTTACCAG ACCATCCTGGAGGATGAAGTGGACGATCCAGTTTACCAG TACATAGTGTTTGAGGCTGGACACGAACCCCTCCGTGGCCCCCAGTCAGAGGAGAGCGTTTATCAG GTCCCAACCAGTCAGCAGAAGGAAGGGATCTATGATGTCCCAAAACGCCATTTCATGACT AATATCAACCACTTTGATCTTTTCGGCGACATGTCCACTCCTCCCTCG ATGCCTCCATCACCTGCCAACACACTGGACCCTAGCAGGAGCAGCCGCCAGCAGCAACACACTCCTGCTGAGATGTATGCCCCGTTCAGCCCCACCTCTGTGCCGTCAG gctaTATGACCATGGGTCCGGTGCAGGCGGCCCAGTGGGCGCAGCAGCCATTTCCCACCCAGGCTCAGACTCTGGCCTTCCCCGTGCAGGGGCCCCTCCAGGTGGCTCAGGTCCTCCCCGGTGGTCAGCCGGTCATCTGGAGCCAGGCCAACATTTTCCCAGCCACTCAGCAGCAGTGGGCGGCCATGGCGGCCTACATGCCGGCTCAGACCGTGGGCGTGGGGGGCCATGCCATCCCAGCTGCCATGCTCCAAGGCCTGGTTCCCATTACCACCATGTGCCCCCAAGCCTGCGACCTATCAGCCCCATCCTCGGCCATCACCAGCCCCCAGCACACGGCTGACCCCGCCCTGCTCCAGAGGCAGCTGAGCCTGGGTAAAGAGGGCCTCGGCATGGACTCAGACGCAGGCGAGGGCCCTTCTACATCAGGAGTCGGAGCAGCAGGTGTAGGACCTGGTGTTGCGTCAGCGGCAGTGAGCAGGTGTGGGACCCCAGGCCTCATGAGTGTACCGGACACACTGGCCTGCACTCAGCTGTTGCCACCTTCATCTGCTACGACccaggaagaggaaggaagctGTAGTGACCTTGATCTTTCTAGGATGACCTTGAGCCCAGGTACATCCACGTCACCGTCAACTGAATCTC CATCCACTCCAGCCCCTCAGCAGAGCTCCTCTTCTGACTGCCCCCCATCCCAGGCCAGTGACCCCCCCACAGATCACTCCCCTGTAGACCCAGAGGGCAACGCCAGCAATTCTAAGGAGGAACAATCG gGCTCTGTTGTTGCCAGGTCCGTCTCTCCGGTACCCAGTGGAGCTCCTGATCCTCCGCAGGATCAGATCTGTCCACAGGAGGACAGCTAG
- the LOC108883846 gene encoding disabled homolog 1 isoform X2 translates to MSAEAELQPGVKTSQRKESRRIKGQDRSEAGLIKRFRGDGVRYKAKLIGIDEVTAARGDKLCQDSMMKLKGMASSARSKGEHKQRVFLTVSFGGIKIYCERSGVLLHHHSVHEISYIAKDTRDHRAFGYVCGKEGHHRFVAIKTAQSAEPLIIDLRDLFTLIYDIKQREEMEKKAQKDKQCEQAVYQTILEDEVDDPVYQNINHFDLFGDMSTPPSMPPSPANTLDPSRSSRQQQHTPAEMYAPFSPTSVPSGYMTMGPVQAAQWAQQPFPTQAQTLAFPVQGPLQVAQVLPGGQPVIWSQANIFPATQQQWAAMAAYMPAQTVGVGGHAIPAAMLQGLVPITTMCPQACDLSAPSSAITSPQHTADPALLQRQLSLGKEGLGMDSDAGEGPSTSGVGAAGVGPGVASAAVSRCGTPGLMSVPDTLACTQLLPPSSATTQEEEGSCSDLDLSRMTLSPGTSTSPSTESPSTPAPQQSSSSDCPPSQASDPPTDHSPVDPEGNASNSKEEQSGSVVARSVSPVPSGAPDPPQDQICPQEDS, encoded by the exons GTCAGGACCGCAGTGAGGCGGGGCTTATTAAGCGTTTCCGTGGAGATGGTGTGCGGTACAAGGCCAAGCTGATCGGGATTGATGAGGTGACAGCAGCGCGCGGGGACAAGCTGTGCCAGGACTCCATGATGAAGCTGAAG GGAATGGCTTCCTCAGCACGTTCCAAAGGGGAGCACAAGCAGAGAGTCTTCTTGACGGTGTCTTTCGGCGGGATCAAGATTTACTGTGAAAGATCAGGG GTGCTCCTGCATCACCACTCAGTCCACGAGATCAGCTACATCGCCAAGGACACCAGGGACCACCGGGCCTTTGGCTATGTCTGTGGGAAAGAGGGCCACCACAGGTTTGTGGCCATCAAGACTGCACAGTCG GCGGAGCCTCTTATCATTGACCTGCGCGACCTCTTCACGCTCATCTACGACATTAAACAGcgggaggagatggagaagaaggcGCAGAAGGACAAACAGTGTGAGCAGGCGGTTTACCAG ACCATCCTGGAGGATGAAGTGGACGATCCAGTTTACCAG AATATCAACCACTTTGATCTTTTCGGCGACATGTCCACTCCTCCCTCG ATGCCTCCATCACCTGCCAACACACTGGACCCTAGCAGGAGCAGCCGCCAGCAGCAACACACTCCTGCTGAGATGTATGCCCCGTTCAGCCCCACCTCTGTGCCGTCAG gctaTATGACCATGGGTCCGGTGCAGGCGGCCCAGTGGGCGCAGCAGCCATTTCCCACCCAGGCTCAGACTCTGGCCTTCCCCGTGCAGGGGCCCCTCCAGGTGGCTCAGGTCCTCCCCGGTGGTCAGCCGGTCATCTGGAGCCAGGCCAACATTTTCCCAGCCACTCAGCAGCAGTGGGCGGCCATGGCGGCCTACATGCCGGCTCAGACCGTGGGCGTGGGGGGCCATGCCATCCCAGCTGCCATGCTCCAAGGCCTGGTTCCCATTACCACCATGTGCCCCCAAGCCTGCGACCTATCAGCCCCATCCTCGGCCATCACCAGCCCCCAGCACACGGCTGACCCCGCCCTGCTCCAGAGGCAGCTGAGCCTGGGTAAAGAGGGCCTCGGCATGGACTCAGACGCAGGCGAGGGCCCTTCTACATCAGGAGTCGGAGCAGCAGGTGTAGGACCTGGTGTTGCGTCAGCGGCAGTGAGCAGGTGTGGGACCCCAGGCCTCATGAGTGTACCGGACACACTGGCCTGCACTCAGCTGTTGCCACCTTCATCTGCTACGACccaggaagaggaaggaagctGTAGTGACCTTGATCTTTCTAGGATGACCTTGAGCCCAGGTACATCCACGTCACCGTCAACTGAATCTC CATCCACTCCAGCCCCTCAGCAGAGCTCCTCTTCTGACTGCCCCCCATCCCAGGCCAGTGACCCCCCCACAGATCACTCCCCTGTAGACCCAGAGGGCAACGCCAGCAATTCTAAGGAGGAACAATCG gGCTCTGTTGTTGCCAGGTCCGTCTCTCCGGTACCCAGTGGAGCTCCTGATCCTCCGCAGGATCAGATCTGTCCACAGGAGGACAGCTAG
- the c8b gene encoding complement component C8 beta chain codes for MFSVVVQRSALNVQHCLLHVILSLVLISEVAITTASNEEPSVREARSVGAQVVVQPVDCVLSEWSAWSRCDTCQKKRYRYAKLQQPSQFGGELCNFHDREEEACNVPARYTCDNVPLCEGFLCTQTGRCIHRTLQCNGEDDCGDMSDEAGCKKVPKPCRQETEEYWGIENLAKGINILNSNLEGVVLDNRYYAGSCLPHYIQDVRFRKPHNLQQYTLQTKGTYDFNMQSFNSYSEYMHHSIMERRTKVTVSFGFAIPGIFEFGYNFNNAKYTKSVQKTRRAAGKLNSFVRAKAELELAQYMLKSDDLMLHPEFLQRLRSLPQSYLYGEYRQIYRDYGTHYITEATLGGDYEHTIILNKENLAKTDYSLEDFKSCTQAGLKIGANIYGTYVSVGFQGGSCDGLLNEMGEDTTLGSVVEDFVAVVRGGSSESITALVSKKLPTPQLMQLWGESVRFNPDFIRSTTQPLYELVTSRDFSHDATLKRNLKRALSEYLAEASSCRCAPCQNNGVAVLRGTRCDCVCPVGYTGRACEITQRQKEIAIDGRWSCWGAWSSCRGRRMSRSRQCNNPTPSNGGLACAGLQEESTECF; via the exons atgttttctgtagTGGTACAGAGGAGTGCACTCAATGTGCAACACTGTCTACTCCATGTTATTTTGAGCTTGGTGCTTATAAG TGAAGTCGCCATCACAACAGCGAGCAATGAAGAGCCCAGTGTTCGTGAAGCTCGGTCAGTAGGTGCTCAGGTGGTAGTTCAACCCGTGGACTGCGTTTTATCAGAGTGGAGTGCATGGTCACGCTGCGACAcctgtcagaaaaaaaga TATCGCTACGCTAAGCTTCAGCAGCCATCTCAGTTTGGAGGAGAGCTGTGCAATTTTCATGACAGGGAGGAAGAGGCCTGTAATGTTCCAGCCCGATACACCTGTGACAATGTTCCTTTATGTGAGGGATTCCTCTGCACCCAAACAG GTCGCTGTATTCACAGAACTCTGCAGTGTAATGGGGAGGATGACTGTGGGGACATGTCAGATGAAGCCGGCTGTAAGAAGGTTCCCAAGCCCTGCAGGCAGGAGACTGAAGAGTACTGGGGAATCGAAAACCTTGCCAAAGG AATCAACATCTTGAACAGTAACCTGGAGGGAGTGGTGCTTGATAACAGATACTATGCGGGCAGCTGCTTGCCCCACTACATCCAGGATGTCAGATTCAGGAAACCTCACAACTTGCAGCAGTACACTCTTCAG ACAAAAGGCACATATGATTTCAACATGCAGTCTTTTAACTCATACTCTGAGTACATGCACCACTCCATCATGGAACGTAGGACTAAAGTCACTGTTTCCTTTGGCTTTGCCATTCCTGGTATATTTGAATTTGGCTACAACTTCAATAACGCCAAGTACACCAAATCAGTTCAGAAGACTCGCCGTGCTGCTGGCAAG CTTAACAGCTTTGTGAGGGCCAAGGCAGAGCTGGAGTTGGCCCAGTACATGCTGAAGTCAGACGATTTGATGCTTCACCCTGAGTTCCTGCAGCGCCTGCGCTCTTTGCCACAGTCCTATTTGTATGGGGAATACAGACAGATATACAGAGACTATGGCACCCACTACATCACAGAGGCTACCCTCGGAGGAGACTATGAGCACAccatcattttaaataaagagaACCTCGCAAAGACAG ATTATTCTTTGGAAGACTTCAAGTCCTGCACACAGGCAGGCCTTAAGATTGGGGCCAACATATATGGCACATATGTGTCAGTGGGGTTTCAAGGTGGATCCTGCGATGGCCTGTTGAATGAGATGGGAG AGGACACGACGCTCGGCAGCGTGGTGGAGGACTTTGTTGCCGTCGTACGGGGTGGCAGCAGTGAATCCATCACTGCTTTGGTGTCTAAAAAGCTTCCCACCCCACAGCTGATGCAGCTTTGGGGTGAATCAGTGCGTTTCAACCCTGACTTCATCCGCTCAACA ACCCAACCGCTGTATGAGCTGGTGACCTCCAGAGACTTCTCGCATGATGCCACCCTGAAGAGAAACCTAAAGAGAGCCCTGTCAGAGTACCTGGCAGAGGCTAGCTCATGCCGTTGTGCTCCCTGCCAAAACAATGGAGTGGCTGTTTTGAGAG GCACAAGGTGTGACTGCGTGTGTCCTGTCGGCTACACTGGACGGGCCTGTGAGATCACTCAGAGGCAAAAAG AAATAGCCATTGACGGTCGCTGGAGCTGCTGGGGTGCATGGTCGTCCTGCAGGGGAAGAAGAATGTCAAGGAGTCGACAGTGTAACAACCCAACGCCCAGCAATGGAGGCCTAGCATGTGCAGGACTGCAGGAAGAGTCTACTGAATGCTTTTAA
- the c8a gene encoding complement component C8 alpha chain — protein MGVFLNLLLGLCTLHLFIHFSATVDASRRPWTTADNRGAGTRTARAVNRPIPINCRLGSWSSWTPCNSCTDKKFRFRYMEKPSQFGGTECIETLWERLACPTATTQCVVPDHCGESFTCNETGRCISPSLRCNGESDCEDFSDEDDCENFNYRDDKCSTLLPIPGAERGTQGYNVLTGDFVDHVLDPNYFGGKCEYVYNGDWRKFSYDSFCENLHYSEDNKNYRKPYNYHAYRFVAEATSEGSHEYYEDMASLLKARKTMSSFNAGVTVGISYVEMGLKGSKESDFLRNLTQHKSQDLGFVRLWSKVQTAHFKMRTNQLMLHDDLYVSLMDLPEEYDFGMYSSFFNTFGTHYVTEGTMGGTLEYVLVINKTSMAKLNIEGEQAGKCFGGTIGINNPLDVYVSVALKVGGSQCKKKGTFSQEKDSSSVQIEDIVTLVKGGITYTSGGLLVIRNPDTYRKWGASLKYNPTLIEYETMPIYELVRLSTAADHVGARLANLRRGWDEYMQQFDACRCAPCRHDGIPVLMGTSCSCICRSGYEGDACEENRRSDGKTDGSWSCWGAWSSCTSGRKTRTRTCDNPPPDRGGAACLGSSSQTQRC, from the exons ATGGGGGTATTTCTTAATTTACTCCTGGGTTTATGCACACTACATCTGTTCATCCATTTTAGTGCAACTGTGGATGCATCCAGAAGGCCATGGACAACTGCTGATAACAG AGGGGCTGGAACGAGGACCGCCAGAGCTGTAAACAGACCAATACCCATCAACTGTCGGCTGGGGAGCTGGTCGTCTTGGACTCCGTGTAACTCTTGCACAGACAAAAAG TTCCGTTTCCGATACATGGAAAAACCCTCACAGTTTGGAGGCACAGAGTGCATTGAGACATTGTGGGAGAGACTGGCATGTCCAACAGCAACCACACAGTGTGTGGTACCAGATCACTGTGGCGAGAGCTTTACCTGCAACGAAACAG GGCGCTGTATCAGCCCGTCACTTCGCTGTAATGGAGAGTCAGACTGTGAAGATTTTTCTGATGAGGATGACTGTGAAAATTTCAACTACAGAGACGACAAGTGTTCCACGCTCCTGCCAATCCCTGGTGCTGAGCGTGGCACTCAGGG CTACAATGTCTTGACTGGAGACTTTGTGGATCATGTACTTGACCCGAATTATTTTGGAGGaaagtgtgaatatgtgtataATGGTGATTGGAGGAAATTCAGCTATGACTCATTCTGTGAGAACCTGCACTACAGTGAAGATAATAAAAACTACCGGAAACCTTACAACTACCATGCCTACCGTTTTGTG GCTGAAGCTACATCAGAGGGCTCTCATGAGTACTATGAGGACATGGCGAGCCTCCTGAAAGCAAGGAAAACTATGAGTTCTTTCAATGCTGGAGTCACAGTCGGGATCAGTTATGTGGAAATGGGACTGAAAGGAAGTAAAGAGTCTGATTTCCTCAGGAACTTAACCCAGCATAAAAGCCAG GACCTAGGGTTCGTTAGGCTTTGGTCCAAAGTCCAAACAGCCCACTTCAAGATGAGAACCAATCAGTTGATGCTTCATGACGATTTGTATGTTTCGCTCATGGACCTCCCTGAGGAGTATGATTTTGGGATGTACTCCAGCTTCTTCAACACATTTGGCACCCACTACGTCACAGAGGGAACTATGGGAGGAACCCTTGAATATGTTCTGGTTATTAACAAAACCTCCATGGCAAAATTAA ATATTGAGGGTGAACAAGCTGGTAAATGTTTTGGTGGCACTATCGGTATAAACAATCCACTTGATGTCTATGTAAGCGTAGCTCTCAAAGTGGGTGGGAGTCAGTGCAAAAAAAAGGGAACATTTAGTCAAG AAAAGGACTCTAGTTCAGTTCAGATTGAGGACATTGTTACTCTGGTGAAGGGAGGAATAACGTACACCAGTGGTGGCTTGTTGGTTATCAGGAACCCAGACACCTACAGAAAATGGGGAGCAAGTCTCAAATACAACCCAACACTCATCGAATATGAG ACTATGCCAATCTATGAGCTAGTGCGCCTCAGCACAGCCGCTGACCATGTCGGTGCAAGACTAGCCAACCTGCGAAGGGGCTGGGATGAGTATATGCAGCAGTTTGATGCCTGTCGCTGCGCCCCATGCAGGCATGATGGGATCCCTGTCCTCATGGGTACCTCCTGTAGCTGCATCTGTAGGTCTGGCTATGAGGGAGACGCCTGTGAAGAGAATCGCAGAAGTG ATGGCAAGACAGATGGGTCATGGTCGTGCTGGGGGGCCTGGTCATCCTGCACATCAGGGAGGAAGACTCGGACAAGAACCTGTGATAATCCCCCACCAGATAGGGGCGGAGCAGCCTGCCTGGGCTCTTCCTCTCAGACTCAGCGCTGTTAA